Proteins from one Staphylococcus sp. IVB6214 genomic window:
- a CDS encoding glutamine amidotransferase produces the protein MHELTVFHFMPDKLNLYSDIGNIMALKYRAKQRNIQINVIDVNETEGINLKEADIFFIGGGSDREQAIATKELTKIKSELKEAIDAGLPGLVVCGGYQFLGEKYITADGKELEGLHILDFYTEAQTDRLTGDIVIESEQFGTIVGFENHGGRTYHSYPTLGHVTYGYGNNDKDKQEGIHYKNLLGTYLHGPVLPKNHEMTDYLLRTAAERKGIPFVPEKIDNMAEEQAKQVLVDRAKKDKK, from the coding sequence ATGCATGAGTTAACAGTATTTCATTTTATGCCGGATAAATTGAACTTATATAGTGATATTGGTAACATCATGGCGTTAAAATATCGTGCAAAACAGCGTAATATTCAGATCAACGTTATTGATGTTAACGAAACAGAAGGCATTAACTTAAAAGAAGCAGATATTTTCTTCATCGGTGGTGGAAGTGATCGAGAACAAGCGATTGCAACGAAAGAATTAACAAAGATTAAGTCGGAGTTAAAGGAAGCAATTGATGCCGGATTACCGGGACTTGTTGTATGTGGTGGCTATCAATTTTTAGGTGAAAAATACATTACAGCAGATGGAAAAGAACTTGAAGGTCTGCATATTTTAGATTTTTATACGGAAGCTCAAACAGATCGACTCACTGGTGATATTGTTATTGAAAGTGAGCAGTTCGGTACGATTGTTGGCTTTGAGAACCACGGGGGCCGTACGTATCATTCATATCCAACATTAGGTCATGTCACATATGGTTATGGTAATAATGACAAAGATAAACAAGAAGGCATTCATTACAAAAACTTACTTGGGACGTATTTGCATGGTCCAGTTTTACCGAAAAACCATGAAATGACGGATTACTTATTACGTACTGCTGCAGAACGTAAAGGAATACCATTCGTACCAGAAAAGATTGATAACATGGCTGAAGAACAAGCGAAGCAAGTTTTAGTAGATAGAGCGAAAAAAGATAAGAAATAG
- a CDS encoding Mur ligase family protein, which produces MRQWTAITLAKLARKASRAAGKKGTDLPGQVARKVDSNILRTMAAKVDEVVFVSGTNGKTTTSNLIGHTLKQNNIPIIHNNEGANMAAGITSAFIVQSTPNTKIAVIEIDEGSIPRVLNEMTPTKMVFTNFFRDQMDRFGEIDIMVNNILSAISGKGIQLILNTDDPFVSRLKIASDNVTYYGMDADAHVFEQSTMNESRYCPNCGELLEYSHIHYNQLGHYRCQCGFKRHEPDYNVSSFDVTPFLNMTVNDATFNMKIAGDFNAYNALAAYAVLREIGLDDVAIQKGFGTYTSDNGRMQYFEKNHKKALINLAKNPAGMNASMAMGDQLEDRKVYLFSLNDFPADGRDTSWIYDADFEKLQHQDIEAIIVAGNRAEELQLRLKLAELNVPVIVERDIYKATALTMDYPSMTVAIPNYTSLAPMLDQLERSFKEGHGHA; this is translated from the coding sequence ATGAGACAATGGACAGCGATTACGTTGGCGAAGCTTGCGCGAAAAGCAAGTCGTGCCGCGGGTAAAAAAGGGACAGACTTACCTGGACAAGTTGCGAGAAAGGTAGATTCAAATATACTAAGAACAATGGCGGCTAAAGTAGATGAAGTTGTGTTTGTCAGTGGTACAAATGGAAAAACAACGACTTCAAACTTGATCGGTCATACATTAAAACAAAATAATATTCCAATTATTCATAATAACGAAGGGGCGAATATGGCAGCAGGGATTACGTCTGCGTTTATCGTTCAGTCGACCCCAAATACTAAGATTGCTGTAATAGAGATTGATGAAGGTTCTATTCCACGTGTATTGAATGAAATGACACCGACGAAGATGGTTTTCACAAACTTTTTCAGAGATCAAATGGATCGCTTCGGTGAAATAGATATTATGGTGAACAATATTTTATCTGCCATTAGCGGAAAAGGTATACAATTGATTTTAAATACAGATGACCCATTCGTCAGTCGTTTGAAAATTGCGAGCGACAATGTCACATATTATGGTATGGATGCAGATGCGCATGTATTTGAACAATCGACAATGAATGAGAGCCGATACTGTCCAAATTGTGGAGAATTACTAGAGTATAGTCACATTCATTATAATCAGCTTGGACATTATCGTTGTCAATGTGGATTCAAACGCCATGAGCCAGACTATAATGTATCATCATTTGACGTGACACCATTTTTGAATATGACTGTCAATGATGCGACATTTAATATGAAAATTGCAGGGGACTTCAATGCTTATAATGCCCTTGCTGCTTATGCTGTATTGAGAGAAATAGGACTCGATGATGTAGCGATACAAAAGGGATTTGGCACATATACGTCAGATAATGGACGGATGCAATATTTCGAGAAGAATCACAAGAAAGCATTGATAAACTTAGCAAAAAATCCAGCAGGGATGAATGCTTCTATGGCGATGGGAGACCAGTTAGAAGACCGAAAAGTTTATTTGTTTAGCCTGAATGACTTTCCGGCTGATGGACGAGATACGTCATGGATTTATGATGCAGATTTTGAAAAACTTCAGCATCAAGATATTGAAGCAATTATTGTAGCTGGAAATCGTGCGGAAGAATTGCAGCTACGATTGAAGTTGGCAGAATTAAATGTCCCGGTCATTGTTGAAAGAGATATTTACAAAGCAACAGCATTAACAATGGATTATCCAAGCATGACGGTTGCGATACCAAACTATACATCTCTTGCACCAATGTTGGATCAGTTAGAACGTTCTTTCAAGGAGGGCCATGGTCATGCATGA
- the ftnA gene encoding H-type ferritin FtnA has protein sequence MLDKQLLDALNDQMNHEFFAAHAYMAMAAYCDYNSYDGFANFYIEQAKEERFHGQKIYDYINDRGEKAEFKALDAPKVDFDSILQTFEDGLKQEQEVTRRFYNLSEIANDKKDYATISFLNWFLDEQVEEESMFETHIDYLKRIGDDSNTLYLYEKELAARTFNEEA, from the coding sequence ATGTTAGATAAACAATTATTAGATGCTTTAAATGATCAAATGAACCATGAATTTTTTGCTGCACATGCATATATGGCGATGGCTGCATACTGCGACTACAATTCTTATGACGGCTTTGCAAACTTCTATATTGAACAAGCAAAAGAAGAACGTTTCCACGGACAAAAGATTTATGATTATATCAATGATCGTGGTGAAAAAGCAGAGTTCAAAGCTTTAGATGCGCCAAAAGTTGATTTTGATTCTATTTTACAAACTTTTGAAGATGGCTTAAAACAAGAACAAGAAGTGACTAGAAGATTCTACAACTTATCTGAAATTGCTAATGACAAAAAAGATTATGCGACAATTTCATTTTTGAATTGGTTCTTAGATGAACAAGTTGAAGAAGAATCTATGTTTGAAACACATATTGATTACTTAAAACGTATCGGTGATGATTCAAACACATTGTATTTATATGAAAAAGAACTTGCCGCACGTACTTTTAACGAAGAAGCGTAA
- a CDS encoding 3'-5' exonuclease translates to MADNTFIALDFETANYKRTSICSVGMVKIVNHQLTESFHTLVNPNDFFSERNIQVHGIQQRDVLHAPAFNEVLPYMLDFITDFPVVAHNAAFDMSVLHASLKAAQIDTPDLTYFCSCQLARRTVSSRRYGLKHMMDFYGLDFHGHHDALNDAKACAMITYRLLKHYPDLQTVLNVYGKKLRDKDAL, encoded by the coding sequence ATGGCTGATAATACCTTTATCGCATTAGACTTTGAAACAGCAAACTATAAAAGAACGAGTATTTGTTCGGTAGGAATGGTAAAAATCGTTAACCACCAATTAACTGAATCATTTCATACATTAGTCAATCCAAATGATTTCTTCTCAGAACGTAATATACAAGTACATGGTATTCAACAAAGAGATGTGCTTCACGCACCAGCTTTCAACGAAGTATTACCTTACATGTTGGACTTCATTACTGACTTCCCTGTTGTTGCACATAATGCAGCATTCGATATGTCTGTACTTCATGCTAGCTTAAAGGCTGCACAGATTGATACACCAGACCTTACATATTTTTGTTCTTGTCAACTTGCACGTCGCACTGTATCTTCACGACGTTATGGATTAAAACATATGATGGACTTCTACGGCTTGGACTTTCATGGTCATCATGATGCATTAAATGATGCCAAAGCCTGTGCTATGATTACCTATCGTTTACTCAAACACTATCCAGATCTACAAACAGTGCTTAATGTTTATGGTAAGAAACTACGCGATAAAGATGCTCTATAA
- the dinB gene encoding DNA polymerase IV: MEKRMIHIDMDYFYAQVEVRDNPKLRGKPVIVGGRASGRGVVATASYEARAKGVHSAMPMARAHQLCPDGYYITPRFEVYRAVSQQIMEIFHRYTSLVEPLSLDEAYLDITSSVNSKRSASQIAQMIRHDIWRETGLTSSAGVSYNKFLAKLASGMNKPNGMTVITYQNVHDILMNLDIGDFPGVGKVSKEKMHEQGIYTGKDLYRKSERDLIYLFGKRGKYLYERVRGKDEREVKSERRRKSVGAERTFSVDTNQDEEILRKIEMLCEKIEGRLEKLQKAGYTVTVKIKTSTFETHTKQQSLKTPVQQARDIYRVAYDLYYEVKDPDIPIRLIGVTVGSLQDAAFRNMTIYDFL; this comes from the coding sequence ATGGAAAAACGAATGATACATATAGATATGGATTATTTTTATGCACAGGTAGAAGTGCGAGATAATCCTAAGTTGAGAGGAAAGCCTGTTATTGTGGGTGGTCGTGCAAGTGGTCGTGGTGTTGTGGCAACAGCCTCCTATGAAGCAAGGGCCAAGGGGGTTCATTCTGCGATGCCTATGGCTCGTGCCCATCAGTTATGTCCAGATGGTTATTATATAACGCCAAGATTTGAAGTTTATCGAGCTGTTTCACAACAGATTATGGAGATTTTCCATCGCTATACATCGTTAGTTGAGCCTTTGTCTCTAGATGAGGCCTATTTAGATATTACATCAAGTGTGAACTCTAAACGTTCTGCTTCACAAATTGCGCAAATGATTCGCCACGATATTTGGCGAGAAACGGGTTTAACTTCAAGTGCGGGTGTATCATATAATAAATTTTTAGCAAAGCTAGCGAGTGGGATGAATAAACCGAATGGCATGACGGTTATTACGTATCAAAATGTACATGATATTTTGATGAATCTTGATATTGGAGACTTTCCAGGTGTTGGAAAAGTATCTAAAGAAAAAATGCATGAACAGGGTATTTATACAGGGAAAGATCTTTATCGAAAATCTGAACGTGATCTCATATATCTATTCGGCAAAAGAGGGAAGTATTTATATGAAAGAGTGCGAGGAAAAGATGAAAGAGAAGTAAAAAGTGAGCGACGACGAAAAAGCGTGGGAGCAGAAAGAACGTTCTCAGTGGATACCAATCAAGATGAAGAGATATTGCGTAAGATTGAAATGTTGTGTGAAAAGATTGAAGGTCGTTTAGAAAAACTGCAAAAAGCGGGATATACAGTGACTGTGAAAATAAAAACAAGTACATTTGAAACGCATACGAAACAGCAAAGTTTAAAAACACCTGTACAACAAGCAAGAGATATTTATCGAGTCGCTTATGACTTATATTATGAAGTAAAGGATCCAGATATCCCAATACGTTTAATAGGTGTCACAGTCGGAAGTCTACAAGATGCCGCTTTTCGTAATATGACTATATATGATTTTTTATAG
- a CDS encoding MucBP domain-containing protein — MLFRRKHRFSIRKFTFGVCSALLGTALIMGADSVKASETDATAETQPAESTNDSADSDPEPSAEEVASTNIDETTTTTEDTAEPTDTTTDETVDTSATEESEATSEVSDEAVEPAEEAVPETTDSEEKATTTATEDKSTSSETTTPEPTTSEKTEEATEASTATSTVKPKAPTREEAFAKEGQPLPTGTYLRAAVEPVAQAAPSGTQVTPEVTVTGTHRGYSPTPTIYNNEGTTLKFSFGDQPLHKGDYFYVETQDTPVTLPRYFRLKSNETDGQGPIIAEVERVSYTSDYIKGSDSTDPSRFNLKNDTLTTTSVKYKVTFTENVEGLKDVSATVSGQAGTPTLATTEVRPTEFKVKVNDKTVYTSVYQQPAWDDANGSQYKRQPYNTGLQGVVAQGLYNPNLDRNKIDYDNGNRTELHPYISMEATVYDNRSDTPGSDVGFLTHTVGDGYVQLSGQAGGLPDGFLTTISSPTDPNKNTYTWDTDKIEIGKRLPVYYIPFQDIITGEKPANADGGKLYVTPDDMYYTVESVSEDKKTITLRFHGDYTKPGRIINTFGNPMEDIATNMSTRLPIKFDKPTYNEEVATKVLLNGDGTPVIDQKTGKPLMVPTTDNSTLTVSKPDGSPLEEFAFDAESQSDSIGTELVKQAGQGGLTSQVTRPKYDAKATGVPIETSNPEQIDKGTVIVQYVDENGNVIKEEVQDVTDAEVDTEYDTVTDNRTQEITVGDKTYKLVPAGDYGVGSVSDQGHLTTSKLRTVYGSTDAEGTDPTGVVTQGTKYVTYVYKEVVKEGTVTVKYQDEDGKEIKDPVVDTPKSPVDTPYDTKDNRPEEIKTEDGKTYERIPEKTEGDEEGEVVEGNTDVTYVYKEVKGDVIVHYIDTEGNPLAKDEVDTPLSSTGTDYNTADDHMPPSITKDGVEYKLVPALTKGNEQGKVVKGTTEVTYVYKKVEEPKEIPTGDVIVHYVDEEGKTIAKDKVDTQGSKIDTPYDTKDNRPETITTEDGKTYKRVPEKTEGNEEGNVVEGTTEVTYVYKEVKGDVIVHYIDTEGNVIADDETDTPLSSTGTAYDTSDDHMPPTITKDGVKYKLVPALTKGNEQGKVVEGTTEVTYVYKKVEDPGMPPEETPNKYIPYIPEDPENPKYDENVPPVDPKTGDPIDPVDYDETPEDPSDNPPFPDIEEHIPVDPEDPTTPLKPKDPNDPTKGYEPPKPVDPKKDTPVPYVPAGTVTVHYVNEKDEVIKDPTVDTSKSPVGTEYNTNENDKEIPKEITTKDGKVYVLVKVKDGDQETGKVVKGNTDVTYIYKLKETPEQPEQPEQPEQPEQPEQPEQPEQPEQPEQPEQPEQPEQLEQPEQPEQPEQPEQPEQPEQPEQPEQPEQPEQPEQPGQPEEPGMPPKDSEKPGQPSPDQPEDMNKPSKGMTDKDDKDMKPSDKMTEKELPETGNTNNPFVTTFGFLTLLAGMKLTKRNRREED; from the coding sequence ATGTTATTTAGAAGAAAACATCGCTTTTCTATCCGTAAGTTTACCTTTGGCGTATGTTCTGCACTTTTAGGAACAGCGTTAATTATGGGAGCAGACTCGGTAAAAGCAAGCGAGACGGACGCAACAGCAGAAACGCAACCAGCAGAAAGTACAAATGATTCAGCGGATTCAGATCCTGAACCCTCAGCAGAAGAAGTAGCTTCAACGAATATTGATGAAACAACGACAACTACTGAAGACACAGCTGAACCAACTGATACAACCACTGATGAAACAGTAGACACATCAGCGACAGAAGAATCTGAAGCTACTTCAGAAGTGTCAGATGAAGCAGTAGAACCTGCAGAAGAAGCAGTGCCAGAAACAACTGATTCTGAAGAAAAAGCTACTACAACTGCCACAGAAGACAAATCAACTTCATCAGAAACAACAACACCCGAACCGACAACATCCGAAAAAACTGAAGAAGCAACTGAAGCATCAACAGCAACATCAACTGTTAAGCCCAAAGCACCTACGCGTGAAGAAGCTTTCGCAAAAGAAGGACAACCATTACCAACAGGCACTTATTTACGTGCTGCAGTGGAACCAGTTGCACAAGCGGCACCATCAGGTACACAAGTAACACCTGAAGTAACTGTAACAGGTACACACAGAGGTTATTCTCCAACACCAACAATTTATAACAATGAAGGTACGACACTTAAATTCTCATTTGGCGACCAACCATTGCATAAAGGTGATTATTTCTATGTCGAAACACAAGATACACCAGTAACTTTACCAAGATATTTCCGTTTGAAATCAAATGAAACTGATGGTCAAGGTCCTATAATTGCAGAAGTTGAACGTGTTAGTTATACAAGTGACTATATAAAAGGATCAGATTCGACAGATCCATCACGTTTTAACTTAAAAAATGATACATTGACAACGACGTCAGTGAAATACAAAGTAACATTTACTGAAAATGTTGAAGGACTTAAAGATGTGAGTGCCACAGTATCAGGTCAAGCAGGTACACCGACTTTAGCAACAACAGAAGTACGCCCGACAGAATTTAAAGTGAAAGTTAATGATAAAACTGTTTATACAAGTGTTTATCAACAGCCAGCTTGGGATGATGCTAACGGTTCTCAATATAAGAGACAACCATACAACACTGGTTTACAAGGTGTAGTAGCTCAAGGTCTATATAATCCAAATCTTGATAGAAATAAAATTGATTACGATAATGGAAATCGAACAGAACTGCACCCATATATTAGTATGGAAGCAACAGTATATGATAATCGTAGTGATACACCAGGATCAGATGTTGGATTCTTAACACATACAGTTGGTGATGGTTATGTACAATTAAGTGGTCAAGCTGGTGGTTTACCAGATGGCTTTTTAACGACAATCTCGTCACCAACAGATCCAAATAAAAACACTTATACGTGGGATACAGATAAGATAGAGATTGGTAAACGTTTACCAGTTTACTATATTCCATTCCAAGATATTATCACGGGAGAAAAACCAGCTAATGCTGATGGCGGGAAATTGTATGTGACGCCTGACGACATGTACTATACAGTTGAAAGTGTTTCTGAAGACAAGAAAACGATCACATTACGTTTCCATGGTGACTACACAAAACCGGGTCGTATTATCAACACATTTGGTAATCCAATGGAAGATATTGCCACAAACATGTCAACACGTTTACCAATCAAGTTTGATAAACCAACTTACAATGAAGAAGTTGCAACGAAAGTATTACTAAATGGAGATGGAACCCCTGTAATTGACCAAAAAACTGGGAAACCGTTAATGGTACCAACGACTGATAACTCAACACTTACTGTTTCGAAACCAGATGGTTCACCATTGGAAGAATTTGCATTCGATGCTGAAAGTCAATCTGACTCAATTGGTACAGAGCTAGTTAAACAAGCTGGACAAGGTGGTTTAACTTCGCAAGTGACTCGTCCTAAATATGATGCAAAAGCAACAGGTGTACCAATCGAAACATCAAACCCTGAACAAATCGATAAAGGTACAGTTATCGTTCAATATGTTGATGAAAACGGAAATGTTATCAAAGAAGAAGTTCAAGATGTGACAGACGCTGAAGTGGATACAGAGTATGATACAGTTACAGATAATCGTACACAAGAAATCACAGTTGGAGATAAAACGTATAAACTAGTACCAGCAGGAGATTATGGTGTTGGTTCTGTATCTGATCAAGGTCATTTAACAACTAGTAAATTGAGAACTGTTTACGGATCAACAGATGCTGAAGGAACTGACCCGACAGGTGTTGTAACACAAGGTACGAAGTATGTAACTTATGTATATAAAGAAGTTGTTAAAGAAGGAACAGTAACAGTTAAATACCAAGATGAAGATGGCAAAGAAATTAAAGATCCAGTTGTAGATACGCCAAAATCACCAGTAGATACGCCGTATGATACGAAAGATAATCGTCCAGAAGAAATCAAAACAGAAGACGGTAAAACATATGAACGTATTCCTGAAAAAACAGAAGGTGATGAAGAAGGCGAAGTTGTTGAAGGTAACACGGATGTCACATACGTCTACAAAGAAGTAAAAGGTGATGTCATCGTACATTACATCGATACAGAAGGGAATCCCCTTGCTAAGGATGAAGTAGACACACCATTATCATCAACAGGAACAGACTACAATACAGCTGATGATCATATGCCACCATCAATCACAAAAGATGGTGTGGAATATAAGTTAGTTCCAGCGCTTACTAAAGGTAATGAACAAGGTAAGGTTGTTAAAGGAACAACAGAAGTCACATATGTCTACAAGAAAGTTGAAGAACCAAAAGAAATACCAACAGGTGATGTTATTGTTCACTATGTAGACGAAGAAGGTAAGACAATTGCGAAAGACAAAGTCGATACGCAAGGAAGTAAGATTGACACACCTTACGATACGAAAGATAACCGTCCAGAAACAATTACAACAGAAGATGGTAAAACGTATAAACGCGTTCCTGAGAAAACAGAAGGTAATGAAGAAGGAAATGTTGTAGAAGGAACAACAGAAGTGACATACGTCTACAAAGAAGTAAAAGGTGATGTCATTGTACACTACATCGACACGGAAGGTAATGTTATCGCAGATGATGAAACAGACACACCATTATCATCAACAGGAACAGCCTATGATACTTCTGATGATCATATGCCACCAACAATTACAAAAGATGGCGTGAAATATAAGTTAGTCCCAGCCCTTACTAAAGGTAATGAACAAGGTAAGGTCGTAGAAGGAACAACAGAAGTCACGTATGTGTACAAAAAAGTTGAAGATCCTGGTATGCCACCAGAAGAAACACCAAACAAATATATTCCGTACATTCCTGAAGATCCAGAGAATCCAAAGTATGATGAAAATGTACCACCAGTAGATCCAAAAACAGGTGATCCAATCGATCCAGTAGATTATGACGAAACACCAGAAGACCCAAGTGATAATCCACCGTTCCCAGACATTGAAGAACATATTCCAGTAGATCCAGAAGATCCAACGACACCGTTGAAACCAAAAGATCCAAACGATCCAACAAAAGGATATGAACCACCAAAACCGGTAGATCCTAAGAAAGATACACCAGTACCATATGTACCAGCAGGTACAGTTACTGTTCACTATGTGAATGAAAAAGATGAAGTGATCAAGGATCCAACAGTGGATACATCAAAATCACCAGTAGGTACTGAGTACAATACAAATGAAAATGACAAGGAAATTCCGAAAGAAATCACTACTAAAGATGGTAAAGTCTATGTACTTGTGAAAGTGAAAGATGGAGATCAAGAAACAGGTAAAGTGGTGAAAGGTAATACAGACGTCACTTATATCTATAAGTTAAAAGAAACACCAGAACAACCGGAACAACCAGAACAACCAGAACAACCGGAACAACCGGAACAACCAGAGCAACCGGAACAACCAGAGCAACCGGAACAACCAGAACAACCGGAACAACCAGAACAACTGGAACAGCCAGAGCAACCGGAACAACCAGAGCAACCGGAACAGCCAGAACAACCGGAACAACCAGAACAACCGGAACAACCAGAACAACCAGAACAGCCAGAGCAACCAGGACAACCTGAAGAGCCAGGTATGCCACCAAAAGATTCAGAAAAACCAGGTCAACCATCACCAGATCAACCGGAAGACATGAATAAACCATCTAAAGGTATGACTGATAAAGATGATAAAGACATGAAACCATCTGATAAGATGACAGAAAAAGAATTGCCTGAAACAGGTAATACGAATAATCCATTCGTAACAACATTCGGTTTCTTAACATTATTAGCTGGTATGAAGTTAACAAAACGTAATCGTCGTGAAGAAGACTAA
- a CDS encoding IS1182 family transposase: MYKEYNISQLSLPIETEISFPESDIALIINKLVESISQETFNQYYNHRGPSSYHPKMMLKIVLYSYTQSVFSGRKMEFLLKDSCRMMWLAQGQVPSYRTINRFRVNPHMIDFIQVLFVGLRAQLLEDKVITEDALYIDGTKIEANANKYTFQWLGSTKHFSKGVIEKSNAVYKQLISEKIIPEIKRESSDELTNRIEMHLDDKNETLTSKIEASQSVEIRKTLRKQRSKVRKYKKAIKDFKDRKIKYDEQMEIYGDRKSYSKTDHDATFMRMKDDHMKNGQLKPGYNLQIATNNQFILAFGVYSNPGDTRTLPSFLKSIKELYGDIPEYIVADAGYGSEQNYTMILDEFEKTPLITYSMYLKEKKRKYKNNPFITANWKYNEIDDYYVCPNNKELHFKSYRKRRDGYGYQRDFKLYKCEDCVGCPLRNECMNYRTNPTTTKSLYKNPTWDYFKAFTNKQLSDPKTKGIYKKRKIDVESAFGNLKANLGFQRLSVRTQSKVECELGIALMAVNIRKLAR, from the coding sequence ATGTATAAAGAGTATAACATTTCTCAGCTTAGTCTGCCAATTGAAACTGAAATTTCTTTTCCCGAGAGTGATATTGCCCTCATTATTAATAAACTTGTAGAATCTATTTCCCAAGAAACTTTTAATCAATATTACAACCATAGAGGTCCTTCATCTTATCATCCTAAAATGATGTTAAAAATCGTTTTATACAGCTATACACAGTCTGTCTTTTCTGGTAGAAAAATGGAATTTCTACTTAAAGATAGTTGTCGTATGATGTGGTTAGCTCAAGGACAAGTCCCTTCATATCGTACAATCAATCGCTTTAGAGTTAATCCACACATGATAGATTTTATACAAGTTCTATTTGTGGGTCTTAGAGCGCAATTATTAGAAGACAAAGTGATTACAGAAGACGCCCTTTATATAGATGGAACGAAGATAGAGGCTAATGCCAATAAATATACTTTTCAATGGCTAGGTAGCACTAAGCATTTTAGTAAAGGGGTTATTGAAAAATCCAATGCGGTGTATAAACAGTTAATTTCAGAGAAGATCATACCTGAAATTAAGAGAGAATCTTCTGATGAACTAACAAATCGTATTGAGATGCATTTAGATGATAAAAATGAAACGCTCACTTCTAAAATTGAAGCATCTCAAAGTGTAGAAATAAGAAAGACATTAAGAAAACAAAGAAGTAAAGTTAGAAAATATAAAAAAGCAATCAAAGATTTTAAAGATCGTAAAATAAAATATGATGAGCAGATGGAAATTTATGGTGACAGAAAAAGCTATTCTAAAACAGATCATGATGCGACCTTTATGAGAATGAAAGATGATCATATGAAGAATGGACAATTAAAGCCTGGCTATAATCTGCAGATTGCGACGAACAATCAGTTCATTTTGGCATTTGGTGTGTATAGTAATCCGGGTGATACGCGAACACTTCCTTCTTTTTTAAAATCAATCAAAGAATTATACGGTGACATTCCAGAGTACATTGTAGCTGATGCGGGATATGGTAGCGAACAAAACTATACGATGATTCTTGATGAATTCGAGAAAACACCACTCATCACATATAGTATGTATTTAAAAGAGAAGAAAAGAAAATATAAAAATAATCCATTCATAACAGCTAATTGGAAATATAATGAAATAGATGACTATTATGTATGTCCGAATAACAAAGAATTGCATTTCAAAAGTTATAGAAAAAGAAGAGACGGATATGGTTATCAGAGAGATTTCAAATTATATAAATGTGAAGATTGTGTTGGATGTCCTTTACGAAATGAATGTATGAATTACAGAACCAACCCAACTACAACAAAAAGCTTATATAAAAATCCAACTTGGGATTATTTTAAAGCATTCACAAATAAGCAGCTTTCAGATCCAAAAACGAAAGGCATCTACAAAAAACGAAAAATAGATGTCGAATCAGCATTTGGAAATCTGAAGGCTAATTTGGGTTTCCAAAGGTTATCAGTTCGCACTCAATCAAAGGTTGAATGCGAATTAGGAATCGCACTTATGGCAGTAAACATCAGAAAACTAGCCAGATAA